The DNA window TTTGTCGAGTACAATGATTTCTTGCCGCTGCACTGGCCACAAGAAGGGTGGTGTATCACAAGGAGAGCTGCAACGGGGTCCTCCAAAAGGAATTTCCACATAAGCAACGCCCTGAACCGTGCCTTTATAATAGTGGTCATAAGATCCACGTACTTCAAGACCCAAGTAGTCGAATAAGACAGCTCCTATGCGAAGTCTTCCGCCTGTGATGTCTCGATGGTGTCGGATATGATAAAAATATCCACCAGGTGCAATGTAAACATCAAAGCAAAGGCAAGGATCCCATCTTCTTAAACTTGTTTCAAGTTCCAGATCTCCTCCAGACAAAGAATTTTGAATTTGCGTGCAAGCTGCAAACAAATTGTCATGAAATCGAAAAACTTTAGGGTGCTTGCGTAAAGATCTGTCGCATATCGGAAAATAGCCATTGATACGAAATACCCAGCAAGGATGAATCAGTTCTAATCCAGGTCCTAACTGATGATAGTCATGTCGAGTTCTTCGATAATCATAAAAGAAGTTGATTCCAAAGAAAAGATTTGTGCATGGAATGGCAATGCGTGTTCCCACCCCCACATTTGCAGCCCAGCGTTCATGCCTTAAATTGTGAATACGTGCATCAAAAAATAATTGCCCATTCGAATCTAACAAGGGGATAGTAAAAATTCCGAAAGAAGCATAGCCATTTTGTTCTCCAATACCTTTTCCAACAACACCTTGAAGATAAGCTAGGGTGGGTAGGAATACCCATTCATTTGCTTGAACATCGTTCAAAGAAGGTAAAGAGACTTCATTTTCAACGACTTCTTCAGGGCTGGCGAAAAGATTTGCCAACAAGCAAAGAAAGAAACAAAAAAATTGAGAGGCATTTTTGAATGAATTTTTCTTCATTTATTTGCTATAAGACTTTTTTATTGGTTTTAAGTAAGCTTTGTCCCTGATGAATCGAATAATGGCAATGTAGAATTTTTGAAAACTGGTTGTTCTTCCACATTCTGTCACAAAGGTTCAATTATCATCTCCTCTATTATTTATTGTATTTTCACACCTTTTGCAATCTTATTTTACAAATCTGAAGCATGAAGCAAAGCTTAATTTTGTATAAGGGTTACGATTTGTAGAACGAGTGAACTATTTACTCAACTTTGCGGCGCGTCGTCATACACGCAACATCGGAGATGGCTTTTGCTTGAGGTAAACCAGCTCTCTTGGACAATACCTAGAAAAAAGTGAACTTAATATCATAGACTTTTGCATGAATCCTTAATACTCTCAGATTATTTAGAATGCATTATGGAGGGATTTGTGCTTATTAGAGAATAAGGTGGTTGAGCATTGATACATAAAGAAATTTTGCACAGGGTAGTTTTTCTAAAAAAATAGTGTCTCTTTAAGAATCGATGTGGAATTCAGCTGCCATATTCAAAAAAAATAATATGCTTAATGTAGTAATAACTGGTATGATTCGTCTTTATCAGAGTGGTATGTTGACTCTTAGCAAATACTCGTCAGTAATTGCTTATATGAACGTTTAAAAAAATCAGCTTACCAAACTCTCTGAGTTATCGTCTTGCTATCAGCTCATCTTATTGTAAGGACTAATGAAATTTTGCTTTTTGAGATATCCAAAAATAGGGCGGGTGGTTTTTTTGGAAGCCTCGAAATAGTCATCAATAATCAACAAATGATTACATTACGAATCCAGAGAGATTTCCAAAAATTTAAATTTTTAGAAAATTGAATGGATTTGACTGAATGGAATTAACAGAAATAAACTTCATAAGTAATTGATTAAAGGAAAAATGAAAATTTTACACTCGATTCTATTTACTTTACTTGCCCTCGGCTCTTCAGGATGTAAAAACCTTGAAGAAAATAAGGATGAAAAACACAAGTTCACAATCTTTCAAAATAATCTTGATTCTGTTGTGGGCCCAGAGGATGAAGTTGCCCTATTAAAGGCATTTCCTAAAGCTCTTTATAAGATATACACAATTGATAACTTAGGATCTTTTTATATAGATAGCCGAGTTGATCTTATCAAGAATCAATTGGCAGCAGGACGTGCTTGGGAAGATAATTTCATTCCACTACTGGAACAGTATATTACACCAGGAACTACGGTAGTTGACATTGGTGCTCACATTGGTACCCATACTCTTTCAATGTCTAAATCAGTTGGTAGTAAAGGACGCGTCGTCGCTTTTGAACCTCAGATAAAGTTATATTCAGAATTGGTCATGAATATGGTTTTAAATAAATGTCAGAACGTGACAATTTATCGATGTGCCCTAGGTGATACTTTTAAATCAATTGAGATGAATCCTTCTGTAGCGGGCAATGAGGGGGGAACATCCATCGGAAGTGGTGGTGATAGCGCTGAAATGATTACTTTAGATAGTCTGCATTTAGATAATGTTTCGTTTATCAAGATGGATGTTGAGAATTTTGAGTATGAAGTTCTTCTTGGTGCAAAGGAAACCATTTTAAGAAATAGACCTTATATCATACTCGAAATCATGGGGAATGTTTATAATCCTATTGCGAATAGAGGTGAGCTTGTTCAACAAACAATTGCGGCGATCGAACAGCTTGGTTATTCTTTAAAATATATAGACGGCAGCTGGAGTGATTGGCTTGCAACACCCTTGGAAAGAGTGAATCAATGAAACAGTCATTTAGAAAAATTATTTTTATTGTTTTGTTTATACTTCCCTCCTTTGTGCTGGCAGATTCGGATCGTCCAAAAGTATGTTTAAATATGATTGTAAAGAACGAAAAGGATGTGATCGTTCGCTGCTTAACTTCGGTCTTACCTATCATTGATTATTGGGTTATTGTCGATACAGGCTCTACAGACGGCACTCAAGAAATTATTAAGAATTTCATGGCAAAAAATGCGGTTCCTGGAGAATTGCACGAAAGTCCTTGGGTGAACTTTAGTCATAATCGCAATGAAGCTTTAAAGTTTGCTGATGAGAAAGCAGATTATGTGCTTTTTATCGATGCAGATGAGTATCTTGAGTATGAAGCTGATTTTAAGCTCCCTCCGTTAGATAAAGATTATTATTATATTATGATCTCGCATTCTGGAAGTAAATATTGTCGAATCCAACTAATCAACAATCATTTAGATTGGGAATGGAAGGGTGTTTTGCATGAAGCTATTAGCTGTCCTGTTTCAAAGAGTCACGCTACGTTAGAAAAAATTCTTAATATCTATACTTCAGAAGGTGCTAGATCAAAGGACCCTCAAAAATATCACAAAGACGCTCAAATTTTAGAGGACGCATTAAAAAAAGAGCCGCATAATAGTCGATACATTTTCTATTTAGCTCAAAGTTATCGTGATGCTGGATGCTATTCTAAAGCTTTAGAAAATTATGAAAAGCGAGCTGCCCTGGGTGGTTGGAATGAAGAGGTATTTTGGAGTTTATATCAAATCGGCGTCATGGAAGAGTTACTTGAAATGCCCTTTGAGAAGGTTTTGGCGAGTTATCAACGAGCTTATCAATATAGAAACTCCAGGATAGAGCCGCTTTATCAAATAGCTCACTATTTAGGTCTCAAGGGGGATTTTAAATTAGGTTATGAGATGGCAAAAATAGCTTTGGCGGTTCCCACAACTACCGATATCCTGTTTGTCCAAGATTGGATGCGAGAATATGGAATATTGCTAGAACTTTCCATTTCTGCTTACTGGATCGGAAAGTATGAAGAAAGCCAGCAGATTAGTCTTGAACTTTTAAAAAATAAAAATTTACCTCCTAATGTGCGTGCGTGTGTAGAAAATAACTTAGGGTTTGCTAATGCAAAGTTGCTTGAGAAAATTTGCAATCAAGTTATTCTTTCTGATCGTGCAGTCGCGAATCAAGCTGCCGAGCAAGCTTCTCCCAGGTAAATTTTTCTAAGACAAACTCACCCATCTTTTTTCGTTCGTCTAGAGGGATTTTTTCGGCGTCAAGCATTGCGTTGAGAAGAAGGGGCAAATATTCCTCTTTTTTTGTGCATTTGTAGCCATGTTTTACAGTTTCATCTAATGCAGAGCCATCGATGATGACGGGTATTGCTCCTGAAAGTTGTGCGCGAAGTGCTGTGATGCAAAATGTTTCTAATCCGATACAAGGGTATGTCCAGAGAGAAGCTTTTTCATAAGCTCTATTGAGCTCTTCATGTCCTACTTGGCCATGTTCTGTTACTCCAAGACAAGCATAGTTCATG is part of the Parachlamydia acanthamoebae genome and encodes:
- a CDS encoding inverse autotransporter beta domain-containing protein, with the translated sequence MKKNSFKNASQFFCFFLCLLANLFASPEEVVENEVSLPSLNDVQANEWVFLPTLAYLQGVVGKGIGEQNGYASFGIFTIPLLDSNGQLFFDARIHNLRHERWAANVGVGTRIAIPCTNLFFGINFFYDYRRTRHDYHQLGPGLELIHPCWVFRINGYFPICDRSLRKHPKVFRFHDNLFAACTQIQNSLSGGDLELETSLRRWDPCLCFDVYIAPGGYFYHIRHHRDITGGRLRIGAVLFDYLGLEVRGSYDHYYKGTVQGVAYVEIPFGGPRCSSPCDTPPFLWPVQRQEIIVLDKKYCRWRQNF
- a CDS encoding tetratricopeptide repeat-containing glycosyltransferase produces the protein MKQSFRKIIFIVLFILPSFVLADSDRPKVCLNMIVKNEKDVIVRCLTSVLPIIDYWVIVDTGSTDGTQEIIKNFMAKNAVPGELHESPWVNFSHNRNEALKFADEKADYVLFIDADEYLEYEADFKLPPLDKDYYYIMISHSGSKYCRIQLINNHLDWEWKGVLHEAISCPVSKSHATLEKILNIYTSEGARSKDPQKYHKDAQILEDALKKEPHNSRYIFYLAQSYRDAGCYSKALENYEKRAALGGWNEEVFWSLYQIGVMEELLEMPFEKVLASYQRAYQYRNSRIEPLYQIAHYLGLKGDFKLGYEMAKIALAVPTTTDILFVQDWMREYGILLELSISAYWIGKYEESQQISLELLKNKNLPPNVRACVENNLGFANAKLLEKICNQVILSDRAVANQAAEQASPR
- a CDS encoding FkbM family methyltransferase, with the protein product MKILHSILFTLLALGSSGCKNLEENKDEKHKFTIFQNNLDSVVGPEDEVALLKAFPKALYKIYTIDNLGSFYIDSRVDLIKNQLAAGRAWEDNFIPLLEQYITPGTTVVDIGAHIGTHTLSMSKSVGSKGRVVAFEPQIKLYSELVMNMVLNKCQNVTIYRCALGDTFKSIEMNPSVAGNEGGTSIGSGGDSAEMITLDSLHLDNVSFIKMDVENFEYEVLLGAKETILRNRPYIILEIMGNVYNPIANRGELVQQTIAAIEQLGYSLKYIDGSWSDWLATPLERVNQ